The following coding sequences lie in one Spinacia oleracea cultivar Varoflay chromosome 1, BTI_SOV_V1, whole genome shotgun sequence genomic window:
- the LOC110779036 gene encoding receptor-like kinase TMK4 — protein MALSNPISLPSQNISGSLPSNLNSLSQLTTISLQNNQLSGPLPSFANLKLLQEIHLDFNNFTAVPYGIFSGLVRLQNLSLENNPYLSPWNFPAELADSTTLVSLYASKSNLMGPIPDIFRFLISFQNLRLSYNNLTGSLPGSLNETQMQNLRLENQQIGLSGSLAVLAGMSLLKQVWLQGNNFTGPIPDLSKSTGIFDLQLQHNQLTGLVPQSLITLPGLVNISLQNNKLQGPFPSFPDSVTMVTLGTNLFCNDVSGDCDPQVMTLLDVSGALGYPLMLAQAWKGNDACNKWPYVTCDASRNVIKVNLSNQEFSGTISPAFANLTSLSELYLNDNNLTGTIPDTLTTLNKLKEINLSNNNLRGKVPNFMSSVIVLTGGNKNIGHKKISAAIILLAVLVPTVSIIAFWFLVYAYKKRRHHSEHKEDSEQWCLHLVPDSPLRFTYHALKTATNNFDVHGKLGGGGFGTVYEGSMNDGTKIAVKSLDRVGQGKKEFLAEVQTIGSIHHVNLVKLVGFCAEKMHRLLVYEHMSKGSLDKWIFNINSKDALAWVTKRKIILHIAKGLAYLHEDCQKRIAHLDVKPQNVLLDEEFNARLSDFGLAKLMDKDQSYVMTQMRGTRGYLAPEWLGRKITEKVDVYSYGVVVIEVVFGRKNLDYSQSEESNLLIHVVKKKAESSQLSDLLDKCGEDVQQHSEEIEKTLKLAISCLHTEPETRPSMSTVVKVLEGATIPDATTHYSLTTLTMGENPTVGAETQISASLLSGPR, from the coding sequence TCCTATTAGCTTACCCTCCCAAAATATATCTGGCAGTCTCCCTTCGAATCTAAACTCTCTTTCTCAGCTCACTACAATCTCCCTACAGAATAACCAACTATCTGGTCCTCTCCCGTCTTTTGCCAACCTCAAATTACTCCAAGAAATACACCTAGACTTCAATAACTTCACTGCTGTCCCATATGGCATTTTTTCAGGCCTTGTCCGCCTCCAAAATCTATCTTTAGAAAATAATCCGTATCTCAGTCCTTGGAACTTCCCAGCTGAGTTGGCGGACTCTACAACTTTGGTATCTCTCTATGCTAGCAAATCCAATCTCATGGGACCTATACCAGATATTTTTCGCTTCCTCATCAGTTTCCAGAACCTTAGGCTATCATACAACAATTTGACAGGGTCATTACCAGGTTCCCTAAATGAAACCCAGATGCAGAATTTGAGGCTTGAAAATCAACAAATAGGTCTGTCTGGCTCCCTTGCTGTTCTTGCCGGAATGAGCTTATTAAAGCAGGTGTGGCTGCAAGGAAACAATTTTACTGGCCCAATTCCCGACCTTTCAAAAAGCACGGGTATTTTTGATCTACAACTTCAACACAATCAATTGACTGGCTTAGTCCCACAATCCTTGATAACATTGCCCGGATTAGTCAATATCTCATTGCAGAATAACAAGCTCCAAGGCCCATTCCCAAGTTTCCCAGACAGCGTCACAATGGTGACACTTGGGACAAACCTGTTCTGCAACGATGTTTCAGGAGATTGTGATCCCCAAGTGATGACATTGCTAGATGTTTCAGGAGCATTAGGTTATCCGTTGATGCTCGCTCAGGCTTGGAAGGGTAATGATGCATGCAATAAATGGCCATATGTGACTTGTGATGCCTCTAGGAATGTCATTAAAGTTAATCTATCCAATCAGGAATTCAGTGGTACCATTTCTCCTGCTTTTGCAAACTTGACATCTCTAAGTGAGTTGTACTTAAATGATAATAACTTGACTGGTACTATACCAGACACTTTAACGACCTTGAACAAGCTCAAAGAAATAAATCTTTCCAACAATAATCTTAGAGGGAAAGTGCCAAATTTCATGTCCTCTGTGATAGTTCTAACTGGGGGAAATAAGAATATTGGGCACAAAAAAATATCAGCTGCAATAATTCTACTAGCCGTCTTGGTTCCTACAGTTTCAATTATTGCATTTTGGTTTCTTGTGTATGCATATAAAAAGAGAAGACATCACTCAGAACACAAAGAAGATTCAGAACAATGGTGCTTGCACCTAGTACCTGACTCTCCACTAAGATTCACTTACCATGCCTTGAAAACGGCAACCAACAACTTTGATGTACACGGGAAACTCGGGGGAGGTGGCTTTGGCACTGTTTATGAAGGAAGCATGAATGATGGAACAAAAATCGCAGTTAAAAGTTTGGATCGTGTAGGACAAGGAAAGAAGGAATTTCTGGCAGAGGTTCAGACTATAGGAAGTATCCATCATGTCAACCTGGTAAAATTGGTTGGATTTTGTGCTGAGAAAATGCACAGACTTTTGGTGTATGAGCACATGAGCAAAGGGTCACTGGACAAATGGATTTTCAACATCAATTCAAAGGATGCCCTCGCTTGGGTTACTAAAAGAAAAATCATTTTGCACATTGCAAAGGGGCTTGCTTATTTGCATGAGGATTGTCAGAAGAGAATAGCACATCTAGATGTAAAACCCCAAAATGTGCTTCTTGACGAGGAATTTAATGCAAGACTGTCAGATTTCGGCCTAGCAAAGCTAATGGATAAGGACCAAAGTTATGTAATGACTCAAATGAGAGGAACTCGAGGGTATCTTGCACCAGAATGGTTAGGCAGAAAGATAACAGAAAAAGTTGATGTATACAGCTATGGAGTTGTGGTGATAGAAGTTGTGTTTGGGAGGAAGAACTTGGATTACTCTCAATCAGAGGAGAGCAACCTACTGATACACGTGGTTAAAAAGAAGGCTGAATCAAGCCAGTTGTCTGATCTACTTGATAAATGTGGTGAGGATGTGCAGCAACATAGTGAAGAAATAGAGAAGACTTTGAAGCTGGCAATCAGTTGTTTGCACACAGAACCAGAAACACGGCCATCAATGTCAACGGTGGTTAAAGTTTTGGAGGGTGCAACTATTCCAGATGCAACTACTCACTACTCCTTGACAACGCTTACTATGGGTGAAAATCCAACTGTAGGGGCGGAAACACAAATTTCAGCCTCTCTTCTATCAGGACCTAGATAA
- the LOC110779034 gene encoding UDP-glycosyltransferase 75C1-like, producing the protein MGEQKPHFLLVTFPTQGHINPALQFAKRLLHSGADVTFATAASAHKCLKKAMIPKGMTFANFSDGYDDGFKTTDTDVMTYLSTFRQRGVETLAELFEKSAAEGKKVTCLVYTLLLPWAAEVARRYHVPSALLWIQPAMVFDIYYYYFNGYREVINDCEKDPSWSLELPNLPFKLKARDLPSFLLPSNPYLYTFALPTFHEQIQELEKEEKPKILVNSFESLEVDALNAIEKFNLIPIGPLLPSAFLDGKDPSDKSFGGDLLQQSKEADYMEWLNSREQKSSVIYMSFGSMSVLAKPQMEELAKALIQTHRPFLWVIREKTSNEIDEENNDEDELSYMEELKQQGLIVPWCSQVEVLSHPSVGCFVTHCGWNSTLESLTSGVPMVGFPQWTDQMTNAKLVEDVWKTGVRVKVSEEEGGLVKSEEIKRCLEEVMESEEMRDNAKKWGEFAVEAAKEGGSSDMNLKAFMEELLIQC; encoded by the coding sequence ATGGGGGAGCAAAAGCCTCACTTCCTTCTAGTGACCTTCCCGACCCAAGGCCATATCAACCCGGCCCTCCAATTCGCTAAGCGGCTCCTACACTCTGGGGCCGATGTCACCTTCGCCACTGCGGCCTCTGCCCACAAATGcctcaagaaggccatgatccCCAAGGGCATGACCTTTGCCAACTTTTCGGACGGGTATGACGATGGTTTTAAGACGACTGATACAGACGTCATGACCTATCTCTCAACGTTCCGCCAACGTGGGGTTGAGACCTTGGCGGAGCTCTTCGAGAAGAGCGCTGCCGAAGGGAAAAAGGTAACATGCTTGGTGTATACGCTTCTCCTTCCTTGGGCCGCGGAGGTGGCACGTAGGTATCACGTGCCATCCGCGCTCCTATGGATTCAACCTGCCATGGTTTTTGATATCTACtactattattttaatggttatcGTGAGGTTATAAATGATTGTGAGAAAGACCCCTCATGGTCGTTAGAATTACCAAACTTACCATTTAAGCTCAAAGCACGTGACCTCCCttcattccttcttccttccaACCCTTATCTTTACACTTTTGCCCTCCCTACATTCCATGAGCAAATACAAGAATTAGAGAAAGAGGAGAAACCCAAAATCCTAGTAAATTCCTTTGAATCATTAGAAGTTGATGCTTTAAATGCTATTGAGAAGTTCAACTTAATTCCTATAGGTCCTCTCCTTCCCTCCGCCTTCCTAGACGGAAAAGATCCCTCCGACAAATCCTTCGGAGGGGATCTCTTACAACAATCTAAGGAGGCGGATTACATGGAATGGCTAAACTCTCGAGAACAAAAATCTTCGGTGATTTATATGTCATTTGGAAGCATGTCGGTGCTAGCCAAGCCGCAAATGGAAGAGTTAGCCAAAGCCCTGATACAGACCCACAGGCCATTCCTGTGGGTCATCAGGGAGAAGACGAGCAATGAAATAGATGAAGAAAATAACGATGAGGACGAGTTGAGTTACATGGAGGAGCTTAAACAACAAGGGTTAATAGTCCCTTGGTGCTCCCAGGTGGAAGTACTATCCCACCCTTCAGTCGGGTGCTTTGTGACACACTGTGGGTGGAACTCGACTCTAGAGAGCCTAACATCAGGCGTCCCCATGGTTGGTTTCCCGCAATGGACGGATCAAATGACAAATGCTAAACTTGTGGAGGATGTTTGGAAGACTGGGGTGAGAGTCAAGGTGAGTGAGGAAGAAGGTGGTTTGGTTAAGAGTGAAGAGATAAAGAGGTGTTTGGAGGAGGTTATGGAGAGTGAGGAGatgagggataatgctaagaaATGGGGGGAATTCGCGGTCGAAGCTGCCAAAGAGGGTGGATCGTCTGATATGAACTTGAAGGCTTTCATGGAGGAGTTGTTAATTCAATGTTGA